The DNA window TTCGGATCTGGTGGAAACCCTGGAGTTCGACAATCTGATCGTGCAGGCGGTCGTGACGATGGACTCGGCGGCGAACCGCACCGAAAGCCGCGGGGCGCACGCGCGCGAGGATTTTCCCGACCGCGACGACAAGAACTGGATGAAGCACACGCTGGCGTGGATCGACGATAGCGGCAAGACCACTGTCGATTATCGACCGGTGCACGACTACACCATGACCAATGACGTTCAATACATCCCGCCGAAGGCGCGGGTGTATTGATAACGACTGCGAAGGCTTGAAAGCATGGTTGAATTTGCACTGCCGAAAAATTCGAAGATCACGGGCGGCAAGAGCTGGCCGAAGCCGGCGGCCGCGACCGAAACGCGCGAATTCAACGTCTATCGCTGGAATCCGGACGACGGCAAAAATCCAAGCGTCGATACTTATTACATCGACATCAACGATTGTGGCCCGATGGTTCTCGATGGCCTGATCTGGATCAAGAACCATATCGATCCGACGCTGACCTTCCGCCGTTCCTGCCGTGAAGGCGTCTGCGGTTCCTGCGCCATGAACATCGACGGCCAGAACACGCTGGCCTGCACCAAGTCGATGCACGACGTGAAGGACGGCGCGGTGAAGATCAATCCGCTGCCGCACCAGCCGGTGGTCAAGGACCTCGTGCCCGACCTGACCAATTTCTATGCGCAATACGCCTCGATCGAGCCGTGGCTGAAGACCACCACGCCGACGCCGCAGAAGGAATGGAAGCAGAGCCACGAGGATCGCGAAAAGCTCGACGGGCTTTACGAGTGCATTCTCTGCGCCTGCTGCTCGACCTCCTGCCCGAGCTATTGGTGGAACAGCGAACGTTTCCTCGGCCCCGCCGCGCTGCTGCAGGCCACGCGCTGGGTCAAGGACAGCCGCGATGAGGCTACCGGCGAGCGGCTCGACAATCTCGAGGATCCGTTCCGGCTGTATCGCTGCCACACCATCATGAACTGCGCCAAGGCTTGCCCGAAGGGTTTGAATCCCTCCGAGGCCATTGCCGAGCTCAAGCTGAAGATGGTCGAGCGCCAGATCTAGCGCAAAACTCCGGCTTTATCCGCCGCCCGCGTCGCCATGTTGGCGACGCCCCGAAAGAGCGGCCTTTTCCTCAAGCTTTAACGATTGGCACAGGCGCGCCCGCGTTGGCGAAGGGTAGCGCGCAGCGGTTCCATCGCATCGTCGCGCTTTGTGGCCTGCGATAGATTGGGTAAGCTCTGCTGCAGAGTCGGAGCGGCTGTGCAGACCGAGCAACGCAATTCGCTGAGACTGCTGCAATGGATGATGGCGGCTTCGCTGGCCCTCCCGATTGCCCTGTTCGTCTTCGCCTCGGCGGTTTCCTACGTTTCCACGCAAAAAATCGCCGACCGCGAAATCGAGCGCGCCCTCGACGTCGCCCAGGAACACGCGCTGAAGGTGTTCGAGACCATCGATCGCAGCCTGTCCGAAATCAACGAGATGATTCGCGGCGTCCCGGACACCGCCATCAAATCCCGCGAGGAGGCATTCCACGCGCGGCTGAAGCAGCTTGCCGATTCATTGCCGCAAATGAAGTCCGCATGGATTTTCGACGCGCATGGCGGCGCGCTGGTCAACAGCCTGGCATTTCCTGCTCCCGACATCGATTTTTCAGATCGGGATTATTTCAGGGTTCACGTCGCCCGCGACGCCGGAATCTTCATCGGCCGGGCCCTGACGCCACGCGCGCCCTATCAGGGCGCATCATTTTTCAGCGTCAGCCGCCGCCGACAAACCGAGGACGGCAGCTTCGCCGGCGTGATCCAGGCTTCCGTGCTCCCGGAATATTTCGAAAATTTCTACGCCAGGATCGGCCGCGACGAAGGCAGCTTCTTCGCACTCGGTTTGACCGACGGAACGGTGCTGGCCCGCTTTCCCGTGCTCGACAACAGCGTCAACATCGATCGCGACGGCCCCATCAGGCACAAGATCGCCGAGAACCCGATGTCGGGCCTCGTTACCGTGACCTCCGCGGCCGACGGCATCGAACGCCGCCTTGGTTATCAGAAGCTTGCCGAATATCCGATTTATGTCAGCGCGGGTCTGGCGACATCCGCCATTCGCGCGCGCTGGCTGGCCACCATGAGCCAGCATCTGATTTTCGGTGTGCCGGCCACGGCGCTGTTGTTTCTGCTTCTGCTCCTTGCCTTGCGGCGAACGCGCCACCTTCATGCCGAGGCTTCCAAACGGCTCGAGGCCGAGGAAGCGCTCAAGCACGGCCAGCGGCTCGAAGCGCTGGGCCAGTTGACCGGTGGCGTCGCGCACGATTTCAACAATCTGCTGACGGTGATCGGCGCGTCCGCCGATCTGTTGCGACGGCCCGGCCTGCCGGAGGAGCGGCGGCTGCGCTATGCCGATGCGATCTCGGATACCGTTGCGCGCGCAGCCAAGCTCACGGCCCAGCTTCTGGCTTTCGCCCGGCGGCAGAACCTCAAGCCGGAAGTGTTCGACGTCGGCCAATGCGTGAAGGCACTGACCGAAATCGTCGGAACCCTGGCAGGCTCGCCGATCGAGATCGTCACTGATGTTCCGGATGAGCCCTGCTTCATCGACGCCGACGCAGGCCAATTCGAGACCGCGCTGATCAATATGGCGGTCAATGCGCGCGACGCCATGAGCGGCAAGGGACGGCTCAGCATCAAGGTCGGCACGGTAACGAACCTGCCCGGCTCTTCCGCCAACGCGGACGGTGCACACGGTTATGTCGCCGTGTCCGTCGAGGATACCGGGATCGGGATTCCGCAGGAGCAGTTCGGACGCATCTTCGAGCCGTTCTTCACCACCAAGGAAGTCGGCCAGGGCACGGGGCTGGGCCTGTCGCAGGTGTTCGGATTCGCCAAGCAGTCCGGCGGCGAGGTGATGGTGGCGAGCCAAGTGGGCAAGGGAAGCACCTTCACCCTGTATTTGCCGCGCGTCTCCGGCGACGACCGCGCGCAGCAAGTTCCGGTCGAGGACGTGCCGCAAGCCGATGGCCACGGCATGTCGGTTCTCGTGGTTGAAGACAATGCCGAGGTCGGAGCGTTCGCGACCCACGCACTGACCGAACTCGGCTACGTTATCACGCTGGTCGGCAACGCCACGCAGGCGCTGGCGGAACTGACCGGGCACGCCGACCGGTTCGACGTGGTCTTCACCGACGTGGTGATGCCCGGCATGACCGGT is part of the Bradyrhizobium canariense genome and encodes:
- a CDS encoding succinate dehydrogenase iron-sulfur subunit → MVEFALPKNSKITGGKSWPKPAAATETREFNVYRWNPDDGKNPSVDTYYIDINDCGPMVLDGLIWIKNHIDPTLTFRRSCREGVCGSCAMNIDGQNTLACTKSMHDVKDGAVKINPLPHQPVVKDLVPDLTNFYAQYASIEPWLKTTTPTPQKEWKQSHEDREKLDGLYECILCACCSTSCPSYWWNSERFLGPAALLQATRWVKDSRDEATGERLDNLEDPFRLYRCHTIMNCAKACPKGLNPSEAIAELKLKMVERQI
- a CDS encoding hybrid sensor histidine kinase/response regulator: MQTEQRNSLRLLQWMMAASLALPIALFVFASAVSYVSTQKIADREIERALDVAQEHALKVFETIDRSLSEINEMIRGVPDTAIKSREEAFHARLKQLADSLPQMKSAWIFDAHGGALVNSLAFPAPDIDFSDRDYFRVHVARDAGIFIGRALTPRAPYQGASFFSVSRRRQTEDGSFAGVIQASVLPEYFENFYARIGRDEGSFFALGLTDGTVLARFPVLDNSVNIDRDGPIRHKIAENPMSGLVTVTSAADGIERRLGYQKLAEYPIYVSAGLATSAIRARWLATMSQHLIFGVPATALLFLLLLLALRRTRHLHAEASKRLEAEEALKHGQRLEALGQLTGGVAHDFNNLLTVIGASADLLRRPGLPEERRLRYADAISDTVARAAKLTAQLLAFARRQNLKPEVFDVGQCVKALTEIVGTLAGSPIEIVTDVPDEPCFIDADAGQFETALINMAVNARDAMSGKGRLSIKVGTVTNLPGSSANADGAHGYVAVSVEDTGIGIPQEQFGRIFEPFFTTKEVGQGTGLGLSQVFGFAKQSGGEVMVASQVGKGSTFTLYLPRVSGDDRAQQVPVEDVPQADGHGMSVLVVEDNAEVGAFATHALTELGYVITLVGNATQALAELTGHADRFDVVFTDVVMPGMTGIDLAGEIRRHFDLPVVLTSGYSHVLSQNGSYGFELLQKPYSIEQLTRVLHKVARWRVLKRGAAE